In Citrus sinensis cultivar Valencia sweet orange chromosome 2, DVS_A1.0, whole genome shotgun sequence, a single genomic region encodes these proteins:
- the LOC102607019 gene encoding probable lipid-A-disaccharide synthase, mitochondrial, whose amino-acid sequence MKVFLNKIWRLSSKRTMGLFALQWQRRNMSASSRSRSVIEGAIKDGELRVFIVAGEVSGDSIGSRLMSAMKKLAPLPVSFSGVGGSMMSEQGMKSLFPMEDIAVMGIWELLPHIYKFRVRLKETIEAALLFRPHAVVTVDSKGFSFRLLKQLRARYSHERLNGPAHFHYVAPSFWAWKGGEARLKNLAAFVDHILCILPNEEAICRLNGLAATFVGHPVVEDCLELNLGKGPEPCELKMEGNSEDFKNKYSVPSGAMIISLLPGSRLQEVARMLPIFAKTMELLKDSFPELITVIHVAPNRHVENYITGLIEKWPVPSILVPGGSSNLKYDAFSASRVALCTSGTVAVELQLARLPCVVAYQAHFLTEWFIRYKAKIPYISLPNILLDSPIIPEALLQACTPDTLTHLLMELICDEGLQEQQIVAAKKVVRLLYPSERMIKNLEQQDIRWTFHGYSPSMIAAATVLGFVKP is encoded by the exons ATGAAGGTATTTCTGAACAAAATATGGAGATTGAGCAGCAAAAGAACCATGGGTTTGTTTGCATTGCAGTGGCAGAGAAGAAATATGTCAGCTTCAAGTAGAAGTAGAAGTGTAATTGAGGGTGCCATCAAAGATGGAGAGCTAAGAGTTTTCATTGTTGCGGGAGAAGTTTCTGGGGACTCGATTGGTTCGCGTCTCATGTCAGCTATGAAGAAACTAGCTCCGCTTCCCGTTTCTTTTTCTGGGGTTGGAGG GTCCATGATGTCGGAGCAAGGAATGAAGTCCTTGTTCCCTATGGAAGACATAGCAGTAATGGGAATTTGGGAGTTGTTACCacatatttataagtttagg GTCAGGTTGAAGGAAACTATAGAAGCTGCTCTTCTGTTTAGGCCTCATGCTGTTGTGACAGTGGATTCCAAGGGGTTCTCGTTCCGTCTCCTAAAGCAATTACGAG CTAGATACAGTCACGAAAGATTGAATGGACCAGCGCACTTCCATTATGTAGCACCATCATTCTGGGCATGGAAAGGGGGTGAAGCAAGGCTAAAAAATTTAGCTGCATTTGTGGATCACATCTTGTGCATACTTCCAAATGAGGAAGCCATTTGTAGATTGAATGGACTGGCTGCAACTTTTGTGGGCCACCCTGTTGTGGAAGATTGTTTGGAGTTGAATTTG GGGAAGGGACCTGAACCATGTGAATTGAAGATGGAAGGAAACTCTGaagatttcaaaaataaatattcagtACCTTCAG GAGCCATGATCATTAGCTTGCTCCCCGGAAGCAGATTACAGGAGGTCGCTCGAATGCTTCCCATCTTTGCAAAGACTATGGAACTACTAAAAGACTCTTTTCCCGAGTTGATAACAGTCATCCATGTGGCACCTAATCGGCATGTTGAAAATTACATCACTGGACTTATTGAAAAATGGCCCGTGCCTTCTATATTGGTTCCTGGAGGATCCTCAAATCTAAAATATGATGCATTTAGT GCAAGCAGGGTTGCTTTATGTACTTCAGGAACAGTTGCTGTGGAGCTGCAGCTTGCACGATTACCTTGTGTTGTTGCTTATCAAGCACATTTCCTAACTGAATGGTTTATTCGTTATAAAGCAAAGATTCCATACATCTCTCTGCCTAATATCCTCTTAGATTCACCTATAATTCCAGAAGCTCTGCTTCAAGCCTGCACACCTGATACACTGACCCATTTGCTGAT GGAATTGATATGTGACGAGGGCCTTCAAGAACAACAAATTGTTGCTGCCAAGAAGGTTGTCAGACTTCTCTATCCTTCGGAAAGAATGATAAAGAACTTGGAACAACAGGATATTAGGTGGACCTTTCATGGTTACAGCCCGAGCATGATAGCAGCAGCCACCGTATTAGGCTTTGTGAAGCCATGA
- the LOC102607401 gene encoding GDSL esterase/lipase At2g42990-like, with protein MAFTYISAGLLILALSLTQGSILVKAKVPAVIVFGDSSVDTGNNNVIATVLKSNFHPYGRDFEGGRPTGRFCNGRVPPDFISEAFGLKPTIPAYLDPAYNISDFASGVCFASAGTGYDIVTSSVLNVIPLLKELEYFQDYQNKLRAYVGEAKAKEIVTEALYIVSLGTNDFLENYYIFPQRRAHLSPTQFQDFLIGLAENFLRKLYNLGARKFSLTGLPPMGCLPLERTTNFPGHHDCVEEYNNVALEFNGKLSSLAIKLNRELPGIRILDAEAFKIFDQIIRKPDAYGFEVVEKACCATGTYEMSYLCSQRSPFTCEDASKYVFWDAFHPTEKTNKIISDYVTPLLLANFA; from the exons ATGGCATTCACATACATTTCAGCAGGGCTCTTGATTCTGGCCCTTTCGTTAACACAAGGCTCTATACTGGTCAAAGCAAAAGTACCAGCAGTCATTGTTTTTGGAGACTCATCAGTTGACACAGGAAACAACAACGTGATTGCGACAGTCCTGAAGAGCAATTTCCATCCCTATGGCCGCGATTTTGAAGGCGGCCGCCCTACAGGCCGCTTCTGCAATGGCCGCGTTCCTCCGGATTTCATTTCTGAGGCATTTGGCCTCAAGCCAACAATCCCAGCTTACCTAGATCCAGCGTATAACATTTCGGATTTCGCCAGCGGTGTCTGCTTTGCCTCTGCTGGAACTGGCTACGACATCGTGACTTCCAGCGTACTT aatgTGATTCCCTTATTGAAGGAACTGGAGTACTTTCAGgattatcaaaacaaactgAGAGCTTATGTCGGTGAAGCAAAAGCTAAGGAAATTGTTACCGAGGCATTGTATATAGTGAGCTTAGGAACAAATGATTTCCTGGAAAATTACTACATATTTCCTCAGAGAAGAGCCCATCTTAGTCCTACGCAGTTCCAGGATTTTCTAATCGGACTTGCTGAAAATTTTCTCAGGAAGTTGTATAACCTTGGAGCTAGGAAATTTTCCCTCACTGGGCTTCCTCCAATGGGGTGCTTGCCATTAGAGAGGACCACAAATTTCCCTGGTCACCATGATTGTGTTGAGGAATACAACAATGTGGCCCTGGAATTTAATGGCAAGTTGTCTAGTTTGGCGATAAAGCTTAATAGGGAGCTTCCTGGAATAAGAATCTTGGACGCTGAggcattcaaaatttttgatcAAATCATTAGAAAACCCGATGCTTATG GATTTGAAGTTGTGGAAAAAGCTTGTTGTGCCACAGGAACGTATGAAATGAGCTACCTCTGCAGTCAACGCAGTCCATTTACATGCGAAGATGCAAGCAAATACGTCTTCTGGGATGCTTTCCACCCAACAGAAAAAACCAACAAAATAATCTCGGATTACGTTACTCCTCTTCTTTTGGCAAATTTTGCATGA